One Ictalurus punctatus breed USDA103 chromosome 10, Coco_2.0, whole genome shotgun sequence genomic region harbors:
- the org gene encoding oogenesis-related, giving the protein MTAQCSYTVEPGSSEGQKCEAVVKRDGVLASVFCRISQFWPVRLMVNGFRALWWFFGSPSPGKAPSLPCEDKSSPNARQCRSGRKRLGRTTRLLLAILPRRLQGALGYPVCTSIGCSVSPEVCCSPTKPCGKGSKRKQDDLDEDEDLEQQSWVEALTQEITTDEDETVDPDYEPSAVETDSEEYRTHNDTESEIEVAIQETLSTEAK; this is encoded by the exons ATGACTGCTCAGTGCAGCTACACCGTTGAACCCGGTAGTAGTGAGGGACAAAAG TGTGAAGCTGTGGTGAAGCGAGATGGTGTGCTTGCATCAGTCTTCTGTCGAATTTCACAGTTTTGGCCAGTCCGTCTTATG GTGAATGGTTTTCGGGCCTTATGGTGGTTCTTTGGCTCTCCATCTCCTGGAAAGGCCCCTTCTCTTCCATGTGAAGACAAAAGTTCTCCCAATGCACGCCAGTGTCGATCAGGTCGGAAGCGTCTAGGAAGAACCACACGTTTGCTGCTTGCTATCCTGCCTCGGCGGCTCCAGGGTGCTCTTGGCTACCCAGTGTGCACCAGCATCGGCTGCTCTGTGTCCCCAG AGGTGTGCTGTTCTCCCACTAAGCCCTGTGGGAAAGGCAGTAAAAGGAAGCAGGATGATctggatgaggatgaggacCTGGAGCAGCAGTCTTGGGTGGAGGCACTCACCCAGGAGATAACGACTGATGAGGATGAGACTGTTGATCCTGACTATGAA CCCAGTGCAGTTGAGACTGATAGTGAGGAGTACCGGACGCACAATGATACAGAGAGTGAGATTGAAGTGGCTATACAG GAAACTCTCTCCACTGAGGCAAAGTGA